The segment agacaatacttgtaagtaggataggttcgttgttggtttgactctgcacattAAAAGTAATCCAAAAATGTATTCTGGATAATATTTATACCTGAACAAATGGGAATTTGTGAGGTAATTTTGTGACTGACCAAGTTAAGTTCTTTGTGAACCTGTTCCTTtgtttttcactcacaaacacaccttCAGCTGTCACCTTCCTACGCTTTCTGGCTGGCTCCACTATCAACACATCCTCATCCTCCCATCCTGTAACAACAACATGGTTGCCactcaaacaacacaacacaaatggACTTCTCAGGCTTCgttttctaaataaatatataatccTGAATGAACTGAGTATAATTTACCACCATGTGTAGAGTTAGAAAATACTTTACTATGTCACCATCTGGTGGCAACATGAAGGACACTGTGGCAGACAGcaacacacaccaccacccaccattcataaaacatttgagcACTAGTGCAGTAGGTCTAGTACCTTGTGGGACAATGAGAGGCTGGAACGTGGCCGTGGTGGCATACGGGGGCTCTCTGTGGACGGAGGGAGGGTCATAATTCCTGAAGATGTGCAGTTCTCCTGGATGTCTGTCAGCCAGAACACTGGTCACCATCACCCTGTACAAGAACAAATGTATGAGTGAAAAGATAATAGAGTAGATGTGAGTTTAACATAAAAAGGTGAATTTTAGTCAGATATCTCAGCTTTTGTTCATCATAAAAGTGTTTGACAAGACATTCTGATCTAAACCTGAAAAACCAGCACTTTGACACCAAAATTTGCTCATTTACAGATTCTGGATCCTCTACTACTAGTTTTTAGCCATGCAAGCAGCATTGTTCAAGGGATGGTGAGGTCTGTcactcattctttctttctctccactttggtccagaatgaaatatctcaataactactGAACAGATTGGCATGACATTTTGAACAGATCTCCATTGTCCCCAGAGGACGCATCctactgactctggtgatcgcctgacttttcctccagcgccactatgaggttgacatttttagcttttagtgaaatgtctagTGTCTCTAGTGcctttttacacttttctgCCTATTGCCTAGTGGACACATTTAACCCTAAAATCCCCTTCaaacttgttttaagacataaaaatgtgtctgatgtggttagaaattcttaaaatgacatctactctttctacctcactgaaaaatccagactatgcaaatattttttatttcaagatgtctcctacttcactgaaaagtccattctcagtgtatgtgcactgaagGTTTCAAATCTcctcatcacacttgtgtaagtgcGTATTGGACCAGAATTAACAAACTAGTTGCgatgtcacaaattatgctCATACATACACAACTTTTCAATTAACACAGAAACTTTCCAGCTTCAGCagttgaatgtgaaaacagtcttctagtgtcaaactctgcacatacatcattctgttaagtgaagctcaaacattcaagtgaagtaacaacgacaaaaatatatttcttctAGGATGACAGGACTTCAATAAGTTTGACATGAACAGTTACCTGGGGTATTGGACGTCTGTCATCTTGGTGTTCTCTCCAAATTCTTTCTTCAGGAAATCCTCCAGTGGTGCTGATTCATAGGGTCGTGACCCTTTGAACACCTGCTCTTTCATCCTGAAGTACAGGCAGCGAAGGTACTCCATGGACTTTCCTACACATTGAAGAGATGCCATTATTGTTTTGATGCTAGGGTATGAAAACTCTtggaagcagaaagaaaaacacactcaccGTGGATTATAGCGAGGGCCAGGATCCCCCCAGTGCTCGTGCCAGCCACCCAGTCGAAGAGCTCTCTGGTGGGCCGACCGGCCTCTCTCTCCAGAGCGATCAGCATTTGGATCAGCACCAGGCCTTTTATACCTCCACCATCCAGACACAGCAGTCTTTCCATcctgcagaggagaggagatatCACTTTTTTTACACCAGAACTTTTTGTCTCATCtaagacagaaacacatacaaataacatgttttcacgttaaagtaataataatatatttttaaaaacacaactttgttattattattcattatccTTTTGCTACCACATAGCCAGATGCGCAGAAttcatggaaaaaatatgtgacaAACTTTACTTTAAAGCAACATTATACAACTATttaccttaaaataacagtttcaTAATCATTTTGATGGTACACTGACTTGTAATAGAGAGAAAGGCGCCTCTTTCATTCCCACTCCGCTCCCTGAACGCCTGTTCTTGCACTATGTAACTTGGGTTGAGCGGGTACGATCCCCCACAagaaatagtagttacctggatgtaactccagttttATGAGTACTGGCAGGTGGGTGTTCAGCTAATAAGCGACAGCTGGTGTGCCTGATGAGCCCTTTGGTGAATTATAATCACGTGTTATCTCACCAATATGTAGCTATATCGGTATCAATAGAATTAAGTTACATACTAGCAGCCACCAGACTGTATTTTCCGTGGTGTGTGAAGATGATGTGGATCGCAACATAAGTCGGTCAGTATAACGCTAGCTGTTAGCAGCTACATTTTAGCACACAGCTGCTGCGGGTTCAGACAATCATAGAAATAAGATCAGCCAGAGGCACAGCGAGGGATGTCACAACAGTAACGCCGTGTCTAGACCACAAGTGTAGCAGcgagtgctccgtctgtgtgtctacactggagacgttctgtgtagacacacagacggagcactcactgctgctgctgctctgctaaacgtgctgctcATGCCACACTTGCAGTCTAGATACAGCAAGTGTCGAAGTCTGTTCCCCTTCAAATAGTGTTCCCTCATGGTACAATAGTTCGGTATCAATAGTTCAGTATTAACTACCACTTGTGGCAGCAgaggctgctgttgctgctgctcagcagaagttacatagtcttgctttaacCATGAAAAACAGACGGGGAACTGTGGAATTACAAACATACTCACTTCCTTTTCCCCGTTTTGGGCCCGTCCACTTCAGATGTGCCTCTGCTCATTGCAGTGACTGCAGCCCCCACGAACATGATGTCCTCAAACCCTGTGAGCCAATCATAACAGCTATTGGTGTGGGACCAACACATGGCAACAGtattgattaaattcatgtacaAAGGATGGAAAAGGAAAGGGGTCACTGGGTTTTCTACAAGCCACAGGGGAGTTATACCAAGAATGTCAAGTAGATATGCGTGCATGTTGCTTTTATGTAAGGATACTTGCTTTATcttatttaatttgaaaaaataacctCTTTCTGTTAACTACTTTCCACACATTCCTTCTTTCTGTTATTTGGTAATTTAAGGATTAAGGATTATTTGAAAGTTGcacacaaatcatttttttcactaATCAGCAAactaaaaaatacagtaaatgtaaaaagttatagaaaatgtaaaagagCTCAAACAGAGACATATTCTGTAGATGAGAGAAACATTGAAACAGAGTGCAGTGAAGGGGAGGCAGAGGATGGGACGTTGGTGTTACCTATGCCTGGAGGTGGGGCCTTGTTGGAGATGGGGGGAGGACTggcaggggagggggggaggcaCCGCTGGACCCCTACACTACACAGCATGTCCAGCAGTATCTTTCTATTCGGACCTTTCGTTTTAacgaaaaaaacacacacacacacatgcacgcaaaTGGAGTTAGACATGCACAAACACCACaaaaagcagaggagaagagataGAGGGTGATAgataagagacagagagagaaagcaagaatgTAAGCAGGATGTTAGCAATTATCATGCATtgacaaaaatcaataaatgacagcaaactCCATTTACCATCATTTCTGCTTCAGAGCATCGAGTATGTGGTTTCATACACATTTGTCTCcatgtgaaaacaacaaatatgcTCATATAATCATCTTGTTTCAATAGGCAGACAGATCCAGTAGAAACAATGCACAGACCTTTATTAGAAatcactgaaatgtcaaattattttgCCTTTTGCATGGCAATGTAAATGTTGCTATGGACATTAAATGTTGCCGAAGAGgttgaaatttattttttttggacTAAAAAGTCAATATATCAAGAACAGCTCAACAGTTTTCTGACTTTCCACATCCACAACTGTAGGCCTTTACTTTTTGCTTTATATCCTTATATTCTATGCTCATAATACACTGAATTTATTAGAAAACACTCAGTGCACTaaaatgtaatccaatacagcAGTCATGTAATAAATAGTACATTTGGGATGCTGTTCTTACGCGAGCAGAAATCAGAAATATGTGCTGAAGGCCTGATACAAATATCTTAATCGTAGCACTGATGTAAGAgcaaatgttttcagcttttgtaactgaaatgttttgaaagtgctgccctctgctgttGAACAGGTAGAACATGTGCAGATGGAGAAGGAGACTGGAGCTACATCAACTGAGAAGTTTTGGTTCCACAAAATCCCCTTACAGATCAGAGAGCGAGCTCTGAAATCACTGAGTAGCTGGAAATGATCAAATCAAAGCTCTATACATATGCTGCAAATGTACAATGGAGTGTGTGGTGTTTTTACATCATCCACGGTAAAGTTGCATGATGcacctttaaaaagaaatgctgCAAGCTTTGTAACCATGCTGCTTCTAAACAGtcacaaaacaatgaattagtAGCAAGAGCGGTACAACTGGTCTTTATATTTAGAGACAAGGCACTAAAGATTGTTTCATTATATCATAACAACCATTTTCATGCATCGGCTTTACCATCTACATTGGAATACATGCTGTTAAATGAGACTATGGGTTAACATGTTATAATCTGATTAAACTAGAACAAACAGGCGTGTTAGGTCAGTCACATTAAGTTCTATAAATATAACACAGCTTTTCACTGTCCTAACTCAGAATTCCTACTCTGTTCCTTATTTTCCTGATTCAACTTCTGTATACCTTACAGTTTATATCTCTCTTTTCATCCTTCATGTCTCTCTTACCTTTGCTGGTGCGTGCAGCAATCAGTCCAGGTGTTTCTCCCAAGTCGTTGTGGATCTCCACATCAGCACCAAATACAATCAGAGCTTTGATCAACTCCATGTGGTCCATCTAATTAATGAGCACAGTGTCACACAAGTggtgcattattattatttttaaaaaaaacggtGCAGCCTCATTTCCCTATTGTTTGGGATTTTTAGGATAAATCTCCTGCAATCTGAGTCGTAGCTCTTAGTGTTTTCCCCTCATACCGATACTGTGTTGCCACTACTTAGCAAAATCACTCCTTGACATTTCTCCTCCCTTTCATGAACACTTTGATTATCAGTAAGATTATTGTTTTCACCTGGAAGATAAGAACAAGGCAGACGTAATATCTCGTACACTCACCTTCATAGCGAGGTGCAGAGCTGTGTTCCCATCTTGTCCCTTCAGGTTGGCGTTGGCTCCGTGGGTGAGTAACACCATGGCTGCCTCAAAGCGGCCCTTCTTGGTCAGAATGTGGAGGGCGCTCTCCCCGGTCTTACTGAGATAATTCACCATACAGCCATGCTCCAGCAGCAAACGACACATctggcacagagagagaaagactttATTAAATGAACAGAACAACAGGACCTCTCCTGTTACTTCTTCCTAAAGCCTAACTTGCATGTCTTGGTGTGGGACGCCTCAATGACAGGCCAGCATTTCTGATTGGAAGCATTGACATAAACTCGTACAGGATGAAATTAGTTTTGTAAATGTTGTTCAAACTTGGGCTGCTTGCTCACAGAGGTCATCAAAGGTCATAGATCCATTATTCTCCTATCAAAGCTTCAACGCTTTGGTTTCTCTAGAGTCAGACTACTAATTCTAACCACAAAACACTTGATGTTCCTCACCTCAGCAGTTTTGGCCCAGTGGAGAGGCGTCCCACCATATACAGAATCCTCAGCCTGGAGCTGGCCTGGGTCTGCTTTGAGGATCTCCTCCGCACacctgacagaaacacaaagagactaGTCACATGTACTATTAACTTAAAGCTATAGACTTTGTATTCTGGGAGTTTAAAACGTAAGCTGAGGCACAACATTCAATATCtctaaaacaaactgcacagaaTCCACTCCGTTTTTATCTTGTCTGCTGACAATTTTACTGacctatttttaaaaaaaactctataATTTGTGTAAGCACAAAAcctttatttcttcttattctatggaaaaagcaaaaaaaacaacctctacAGATTCCCTTCCGACCACATATATTCTGATAACTCGGATACCCAGTACCACTCCTATATGTTCATTTGATGTAGTGCTTCTGAGAGGTTCTCTCCAGCATTATGAAATAGGTTTGCTGCTCTTATACCAAAGTCAATACACACTGGTCCTGTATGCATAAGTTcacaagactaggtcaaaacctggtATATGACTGGACCGAgtatgaaacgctagagggATTTTAATTTGTACGTCACCTGGTTACCATCAGACATGAACATACATATTTGTATTGCACTTTTCATGCAGTAACTCAATGTGCTgtacacataaaaaatattaaaaatacttaaatacattGCACCAGATTTTAGGTGTAGACTATATGGTGCTGGTGTGAGAAGggttgagttaagattattttttatatgttttatatattatttcacttacTCACAACCcaaaatatagttttaataCAGTAACTGTCAAGTTACTCATTAATGCTAAGTGTAAATGACCCtaatacagtgtgtttcatgtgtgtaaagtttgtattcatacatttatttgttatattgcttttgttttatttaccaTGAACACAGAAGTGCTTTATTTCAAAAAACAATGGTGTAACTGTAAGTGACTCAGTGACTCAGTGATGGACAGACGCATTTGAAGTCTGTGAGTATAAACCAACTTACAGTCTGTTATTGCTGTTATATTATAGGATGGCACATTTGTCTTTAGTTTGTAAGCTTATTGGgcaacatgaaatatatttcagaGGTGCCGATTCaacctcattttcattttctttgtagtGTTATTAATCCATTATCTGACTTATGATTTAGTCAGTGATGGAGGTGATCTGCTGGTAACCAGTGTGtcttattaaagacaacatgaACTGCTAATTGGTGTTTGAGTTGATATGACTCGCTTGTGAAGCTGTAAATCACAGTCTGTATAACGACAACacataataattacacaataattacacattagaaatttaaaaatacttaacCGTTTCATTTTAGAGATTGTGTCATGAACATATACACATTATTACACTAACCACAAATATCCTGACTTACTATTTAGCCTACAGTTGGCTCAGTATGTATGATGATTGCATGAGACGTAGTGCCACTACTCATGCATTATTCACTTCCTGAAAAATCCCCAATCACTATGCTGATGAGGGTCTCTGGGTGTCACAAATAGGCAAATAAACCAAAAGTTGCTCTGGAAGGTAGGGTTGGTCACTCTACTCTGTGATGCAATAATGATCTTGCAGATATTAAAAAGTTGCTTTTATAACTTGTGGACACTAGATGTCCCTGTGCGACCATGTCTGATCAAAGAGTCAATGAGGGGAAACAGGAGCATTTTCTCATCATAAAGCTATTCATAAAACTACAAATTGGACTACAGCTATAAATTGATGAAACCATTTCTTTCTACAACACTCAACTGTAAAGAACAGAAAATTTAACTGAATTTACAAATTGCCTTAGACTGTTTATGACTCTGAATGAACAAAGGTGCCTGCGAGGAGTGTGCTCTTGTCAACAGTTACAACttactgcacatgctcacaGCGGAAAAATGCACAAACCTTCAGAACTGAAATaagatttattttctaatatatGACTTAGTTTTTGGTGGGGTTTTTGGTCCACCTCAAGATTTTatgtgtagtttatttgcaaaaataacAAGAATGAAAAAATCGAGTAAAAATAGATTGTGCTGGTGAGATTTTAAAAGCCCAAAAGGGCCTATAAGACAACtcaccaaaatgaaaaaaaactgcatctgAAGTTGAAGTTCTAATGAAGAAAAGAATACATACATACTAtaacatatatacatgtatccaacatatactgtacattgaacACTGATATACACTGTTTTTCTATTCTTGATGGCCACAGAAATCAGGAAAAGGAAAAGcttgatctgtttttttcttttgacattttccaagttggataaaataattgattgaAGATATTTAAAGACATTGCAAAAGAATGACAATGGTGGAAACTGAATGAATAGTCATTCAGACATTTAACCTAAAAACTATTGTAAGTCTATTCAGTCTGTTCTGTCTATTTCAGGTGTTGAGGATAAGAACTGCTGGAGTGTGAATTATGTCAGGAGGAGGATCTGTGCTCTGGAAGGCTCTTCAGTGAACATTTCAAGTAATTACTCGTATCCTAAAAACCAGAGGCCCAAGTCTAAATTATGGTATAAAATAATGGCAGGTGGTGAGGAGGAAGTTGAAAAGGTGATTGAGCTTGCAGGTCGTGTAAAGTATCATGACAGTGTGAATAACCAACACATCCTGAGAATCAAACAGCTGAAGAAGAACGACTCTGCAGAATACACATTCAGATTGGAACGACATCATGGAGGACGGAAACAGCCGGATTTTCCTGGAGTGACTTTGGTTGTCACAGGTAATTCTTAAATTTAAATGCTTTGTAATGATGCAGATTGCAGAGTGAGTTTGTctaaaaaatagaaacaagaatgattgattgatcacagtgcttttttgtttatctttccatattggaaaaataaacaaaagctgCAGCTGAAATATCAATTTGTCTAGTTAGGTGATTAAGGTAATTAAATACCAGAGACACAGTATTTTTCCTGCAGTCCAACTGCCTTTAATAAATCAGTAAAGCGTTTGCATATGTGCTCCCTGAGCTGTGCAGCAAGAGGAACACCTTGAacagctcacacaaacactttatacTTTCAGCCTCTGCTCAACACaactgttaacacacacaatTTGTGCATAGTCATACTCCTCTTGTCTGCAGACACCTGTTTCCTGTAAGATAATCAATAACAATTGCATATATTGTGTCATGCCTGTCTTGTACAATTTCCAGTTtgcatttagttcatttttctAACTATCACTTCTTAGAATCAGAGTCAATGTGTATCATTCACTTCAGATaaccttttctatttcttctttcctaacAAACTAGACATTAATTTGCCTACATTAACAAGGTGCGAAGCATCTTActtaaaacagaacaatgtgaTTACGACACATAAACATCAATAGAGAAGGTCAAGAGTGCATCATGttatttaaagacaaaattGATCAGTTGATCACACTTCTACACTGGATTAATGATCatcaaaatacatcaaaatctTTATTGTGTGATTGCTGGAAGCAATGACACattgttcttctcactctttattcttattctgtCTTCCGTACGTTTTTTGCCACGTTTCAACTGCTGCgtactttgtgctataaaaaccatttaACTGTCAGTCTGTGTAATGGCAGACTATGGGACGAACCATCCACCTAAGTTGGAACTAttgtcactttgacactcaactgcttGGATGTCCCTTATCCTACAGATgccattcaaactttaaaatgttcacaaaactttcaattttcaaagttatcagattgtttagtgatatcttttattatttttcagcaatttaagccaAAAGTCAGGGGTTTGGCAGACtttttcaggtctcaccagtgtgtcatgtaatcaggcacagtggagagcacagatgtTTTTAggccagaaatgtttttctaaacgctgtcactcccacaattttaactccacaagcacatatcttgcctcagtatgttgccacaagcctcctctctctcacaatgtaaatacatttcacataggacttataatttttgagatctgaaccttaattga is part of the Thunnus albacares chromosome 3, fThuAlb1.1, whole genome shotgun sequence genome and harbors:
- the LOC122976346 gene encoding 85/88 kDa calcium-independent phospholipase A2-like, whose translation is MVTRCAEEILKADPGQLQAEDSVYGGTPLHWAKTAEMCRLLLEHGCMVNYLSKTGESALHILTKKGRFEAAMVLLTHGANANLKGQDGNTALHLAMKMDHMELIKALIVFGADVEIHNDLGETPGLIAARTSKGPNRKILLDMLCSVGVQRCLPPSPASPPPISNKAPPPGIGFEDIMFVGAAVTAMSRGTSEVDGPKTGKRKMERLLCLDGGGIKGLVLIQMLIALEREAGRPTRELFDWVAGTSTGGILALAIIHGKSMEYLRCLYFRMKEQVFKGSRPYESAPLEDFLKKEFGENTKMTDVQYPRVMVTSVLADRHPGELHIFRNYDPPSVHREPPYATTATFQPLIVPQGTRPTALVLKCFMNGGWWCVLLSATVSFMLPPDGDIVKYFLTLHMVVNYTQFIQDYIFI